Within the Verrucomicrobiota bacterium genome, the region CATGGGACCTGGAAAATTCTGGATGAGGTCGAGAAGTTCCGTTCCCCGTTCATGCCCGAGGCCGGGACCGAGGCCGAGGGAATCGAGCCGTTCATGAACGACCGAAGCGTAGGTCTCCACGGTTTTGATGATGATTTCGGGCGGCAAACTGACCGCCATCAAAGGATGCGTCTCCGGCAATACGTAAAGGTAGATCAACCCGGCTCCCGCTCGGGCCGCCGCCGTGGCGCACAACCGGGCGGCCCCGGGGTAATCCCGCGATCCCGCGACGATGCCGACGCGGCCATAATTTCCTTTGTGCGATTCGAAATGGCGCAAGGGGGCCAACTCGCGAAGATTTTCCGGATAGGAAATCAGGGGGCGATTGCGAGCCCCTTCGGGATCAGCGCGCTGCGCAAGCTCGGGTAACTCGACCACCTCGATCCGGCCGACAAAATCGGTGGCGTCATCGCGCACGAGCGCCGTTTTTGGAAACGTGATCGTAAGGGTCACGTCGGCGCGCACGCTTCCTTCATCGGCGGCCTCATCCGTGACGCCGGTGGGAAGATCAACCGCGTACACGCGGGCGCTGAATCGTTCGCGCAGCCCGTTGAGTTCTCCGGCCAAACGCCGTACATCGTCGTGCAAAGGCGCCCGTGCGCCTACGCCGAGGATTCCGTCCAGCAGGATCACCCGCGTTTGGGGCGGGAACGACGTGATCGGCTCCGGCTGCAGGACGGCTTTGGGCGCAAGATCCCGCCAGGGTGCGGCCGCCGTGGGTGAAAGGGCCTCAACCGGCGCGAGAAGACGAACCCAGATCCGCCAGCCCGCCGCGTGCAGGTGCAGGCCCGCCACGAAGGCGTCAGCCCCGTTATTGCCCTTACCGGCAAAGACGATGCAAATCCCGGGCGAACGCTCCTCGGCCAGGATCTTTCCGGCCACGCCCGCTCCGGCCTTCCGTATCAACCCCTCATTATCTACGCCCGCAGCAAAGGCGGTCCGCTCCAGTTCCTGGATTTCCGCAGAAGAATAGATGGTGCCAAGCATGGGAGGTGGGAGGGGACGAGTGTCGGGTGGCGGGTGTCGAATGGCGGGTAATGGAATGCCACAAATAAGGAATCAGGATACGTAACGTTGCCTCAATACCACGAGCTGAAGAATACCGGGATTTCGCGGATCAAAATCTTCCATTTGTGGCATTTGTGGAATTTTCTCTAGACTCTGGTTCTGAAATCCTTTGCCGGGACGAATTTGACCGTCTTTGATTCCGGTATTTTCATCGGCTGAAGCGTCTTCGGGTGAATGCCTGTGCGGGCTTTGCGCTCGACGATGCGGAAGGTTCCGAATCCGACCAGCTGTACAAGTTTATCTTTCTTGACGCCGGTCTTGATGGCTTGCATCACCGCGGAGACTGCGCGCTCCGCTGCGGCCCGGCTTGTATCGCTTCCAAGCTGTCTCCGGACCGCTTGCACTAACTCAACTTTGTTCATGGAATGTGTCGTGCCGGCCGCTTGCCTGCGTCGTTGAATGAAATTCTTCGACCCGCAGGCATAACGGAGCCGGGCGGGCGCTCGATTTGCCGGTCGTTATCACAACATTCGTTTCTTTGTGTCAATGCATTATTCTTTTGCGTATGGAACAGGAGCACCCGCCCGTCTGGCAGCGACTCGACCGGTACTTGTCCCAGACGCCGATGATCGACCCATCAGCGTACGTGGCTCCCGGCGCGACGCTGATCGGCGCGGTCACGCTCGGTGCGCGGTCAAGCGTTTGGTATCAAACCGTGGTGCGCGCCGACATCAACCGCATTGACATCGGCGCAGAAACCAACCTCCAGGATGGGTGCGTGCTCCACGTGGCGGATGATTATGCCCTCCGGATCGGCAACGGGGTAAATTGCGGGCACCGGGCGATTCTGCACGCCTGCACCGTTGAGGATCACGTGCTCGTGGGCATGGGGGCGTGCGTGATGGATGGCGCGGTGATCGGCGCGGAGTGCATCATCGGCGCTTACTCATTGGTCTTGAAGGGAACGCAAGTCGCGCCGCGCTCCCTGGTGTTGGGCAGCCCGGCCCGGGTCGTCCGGGAACTGACTGAAAGCGAGGTGGCCGGCATCCATTCGCTGGCGCAGAAGTACGTCGCCGTGGCGCGTCATTACCGGGAAGGCGGGGCGGGCTTCAGGCCGTCATAGTCGACTACCTTGAGCCGGCGCAGGTGTGCGCCGAGACGCGGAACGCAGTCGATCAACGCCCGCGTGTACGGGTGTTCAGGATGTTCGAGCACGCGGCCGGTATCACCGTGTTCGACCACCCGGCCGCGCCACATGACGACAATGCGGTCGGCTAAACCGTGGACGATGCCGAAGTTGTGCGTGATGAGCAGGATCGACATACCAAACCTCACCTTCAGCTCGCGAAACAGGTCAAGAATCTGTTTCTGGACGGTAACATCCAGCGCCGTGGTAGGTTCATCGGCAACCAGGAGCTGCGGACGCCCGCTCAAAGCCATGGCGATCATCACGCGCTGCTGCATGCCGCCGCTGAGTTGGAACGGGTAGGCGTGAATGCGTTTGGCCGGCTCCACGATACCGACCTGCTCAAGCCAGTGGATCGCCTCAGCCCGCAGGTTCCGGACGTCGGGCCGGTGCAGCCGGATGTTTTCGGCCAGCTGGCGCCCCACCGGGATTACCGGGTTCAAACTGGTGGAGGGTTCCTGAAAAACGTAGGCGATTTGTCCGCCACGGATCTGGCGTAACCGGCGCGACGCCATGTCCAACACCGATTCACCGTTCAGAAAGATGCCGCCGGAGCGGTAAACGGCGGGAGGCTGCGGCAACAGGCGCGTCAGCGCCAGGGCCGTGACGCTCTTGCCGCTCCCGCTCTCGCCGACGACCGCCACGGTTTCTCCCGGTTCTACCCGGAACGTCACCCGGTCCACCGCCGTGGTCTCGGCTGTGCGGGCACGAAAGTTGATAGAAAGATCCCGAACTTCCAACACGGAGGTCGGATAACGCCGGACGGAGCGGATGTAAAGCGCCGCCCAACAAGCGCCCTGCGTCACCCGCGGCGGCTTGCGCCCGTTCAAGCACCCGGGGTAAGAGTCCCTGTGAACACGATTATCCGCCTGCTGAGCTGGTGCCTCCTGCCGCTGCTGATCGCCTCCGCCCGCGCTAACCCGCCGGCCGAACTCGCCATCGGGATGGAACTTAGCTTTCCTCCGTTTGAAATGTTAGATGCTGCCGGCAAACCTGCAGGCGTCAGCCCGGAGCTTGCCAAGGCCTTGGGCGACTACCTCCAGCGGCCCGTCCGGATCGAGAACCTTCCCTTCGACGGGCTGATCCCGGCGCTGAAAACCGGCAAGATCAACCTCATCATTTCCTCACTGACCAAGACGCCGGAGCGGGAAAAATCGATCGACTTCAGCGACCCGTACCTGAAAATGGGCCTGGCGCTCCTGGTGCATAAAGATTCCCGCATCCAGTCAATCGCCGATGTTGACCAGCCGAACGTCAGGGTCGCAGTGAAGAAGGCGACGACCGCTCACATTTACGCGCTTACGCATCTCAAGAACGCCAGGATCCTCGTCTTTAACGACGACGCGAGCTGCGCGACGGAGGTGTCGCAAGGCAAAGCGGACGTAATGATCTATGATCAGATCTCGATTTTTCAGCACGCCAAAAAGTACCCCGACACCACCAAGGCCTTGCTCCAGCCTTTCCAAGTGGAGGAATGGGCCATCGGCCTCCGGAAAGGCGACGACGAACTACGAAACCAGGTTAACGCTTTTCTCAAACAGTTCAAAGCGGCGGGCGGCTTCGACGCGCTGGGAAACAAGTATTTTGCGGCAAACAAAAAAGCGTTCGAGGAAGCCGGCATTCCCTTCTACTTCTAAATGTCACAAATGCCACAAGCGGAAGGATGCCACCAATGGAGAAACCCGCGGCGTAAGATCACGCTTCGATCTGTGTTAATCTGTGTAATCTGTGGATGCTTTCCTTTTCTGGGTTCTCTGCGTGTTCTGCGGATACCTGTTTTTAATCTGTGGATCCGCCGTGGCGCCGTGTGATTCTCCTTGCCGCGGCCGCCGTGCGATCCAGCGTATGAAGCGAGGCCGGCCCACCCGGAAATGCACGATGGCGTGGCCCGTGGCGCACAAACAGCCTCCGAAAATCATGATCACGCCCGACACGTAGATCCAGAGCAACAGCCCCATGAGTGACCCAAACACGCCATAAACGGCGTTGGAATTAAACGTGTTCAGGTACCACGTAAGGGCAAACTGACTGAACTTTAACAGGACGGTGGTGATCATAGCGGGCATCCAGATGTGCCGCAGACGCGATCGATGTCGTGGCGCAAGCCGGAAGATGGTCAAGATTCCCAGGTACAACAAGATCGTCGGGAAAATCGCGGTGATGAGGTTCAGACCCACACTCAGATTCAGGGTAGGCCACCACATTTTCAGATGGTCAAAGATGGCGGGCGTCAGAACGCCGAGCCCCAGCGCCACCACGAAAATCACGGTCATCAGCAGGTTCTTGAGCGGCAGCCGCCACCAATCGTAATCCGGCTGTCTCCACGCGCGGTTGATGCCGATTACTAACGCCTGAAAAAAACGTAATGAACCCCACAGTAATGCGAAGATGCTGAGCAGCCCAGCGCGCCACCCGTTGTTCAAAACATTCAGCACCGTGTCGAGGAGCAGTGCCCGGTCATGCTGCTGAAGCGGGGTATACATTTCGAGCTGCGTGACGACCGAGTTGGCGGTCTGCAAAGGGTCGCGCACGAAGAAGGTTCCGACCGCGACGGCCAGCAGGATCAGCGGAAACAGCGAGAAGAACGCGTAATAGGCAAAGGAGGCAGCGCACTGCTCACCGTTGACGGCGTTGTAGCGATTGGCGGCCCGCTTCAGGCTACGCACAAAAATGTGAAATCGCCGCTTGATCAGGGGCGGCTTCTGTGGCGAGACTCGCGCAGGTTTGTTGGTCGAGGCGGGTTGGATCATCTGACGGTCAAATCACGTTAAGAAAATCGCACATCGCCGCAGCATGGCTGAACACAAAACCAAACGACGCCCGATAATTTTCCACGATCTTGGCGCATTGGCCCTGGTTTTCCTGCTCCAGGTTCCGTTGCTTCAGCCGCTTCTCTCTTCCCTTATGCAATTCGTGGGCGAGCATTTTGCCGGCGCTGCCAAAATTACGCTCTCCTACCGGGTCCAAAGCTCGACCTTTTCAAGCCTTACCCTTCAAGACGTGTCCGTCAGCCCGATGCCGGAGAACAAGGATTTCCCCATCGAACGGCTGCAGGCGAAAACGGTGGCATTACGTTACAACCTCATTGCCGCCCTGCACAAGGACTGGGCGCACGCGGTGCAGCTGGTCAGCCTGCAAGACGTGGACGTGGTGATCCGCCAGACGCCGCCACAGCCGAAGAAAGCAGGCGGCCCCCTCAAGTTTCCGGCGGTGATCCCGGAACAGGTGGACATTGACCACTTCAACCTG harbors:
- a CDS encoding transporter substrate-binding domain-containing protein, which produces MELSFPPFEMLDAAGKPAGVSPELAKALGDYLQRPVRIENLPFDGLIPALKTGKINLIISSLTKTPEREKSIDFSDPYLKMGLALLVHKDSRIQSIADVDQPNVRVAVKKATTAHIYALTHLKNARILVFNDDASCATEVSQGKADVMIYDQISIFQHAKKYPDTTKALLQPFQVEEWAIGLRKGDDELRNQVNAFLKQFKAAGGFDALGNKYFAANKKAFEEAGIPFYF
- a CDS encoding YihY/virulence factor BrkB family protein; this encodes MIQPASTNKPARVSPQKPPLIKRRFHIFVRSLKRAANRYNAVNGEQCAASFAYYAFFSLFPLILLAVAVGTFFVRDPLQTANSVVTQLEMYTPLQQHDRALLLDTVLNVLNNGWRAGLLSIFALLWGSLRFFQALVIGINRAWRQPDYDWWRLPLKNLLMTVIFVVALGLGVLTPAIFDHLKMWWPTLNLSVGLNLITAIFPTILLYLGILTIFRLAPRHRSRLRHIWMPAMITTVLLKFSQFALTWYLNTFNSNAVYGVFGSLMGLLLWIYVSGVIMIFGGCLCATGHAIVHFRVGRPRFIRWIARRPRQGESHGATADPQIKNRYPQNTQRTQKRKASTDYTD
- a CDS encoding ABC transporter ATP-binding protein; the protein is MRSVRRYPTSVLEVRDLSINFRARTAETTAVDRVTFRVEPGETVAVVGESGSGKSVTALALTRLLPQPPAVYRSGGIFLNGESVLDMASRRLRQIRGGQIAYVFQEPSTSLNPVIPVGRQLAENIRLHRPDVRNLRAEAIHWLEQVGIVEPAKRIHAYPFQLSGGMQQRVMIAMALSGRPQLLVADEPTTALDVTVQKQILDLFRELKVRFGMSILLITHNFGIVHGLADRIVVMWRGRVVEHGDTGRVLEHPEHPYTRALIDCVPRLGAHLRRLKVVDYDGLKPAPPSR
- a CDS encoding NAD(P)H-hydrate dehydratase, giving the protein MLGTIYSSAEIQELERTAFAAGVDNEGLIRKAGAGVAGKILAEERSPGICIVFAGKGNNGADAFVAGLHLHAAGWRIWVRLLAPVEALSPTAAAPWRDLAPKAVLQPEPITSFPPQTRVILLDGILGVGARAPLHDDVRRLAGELNGLRERFSARVYAVDLPTGVTDEAADEGSVRADVTLTITFPKTALVRDDATDFVGRIEVVELPELAQRADPEGARNRPLISYPENLRELAPLRHFESHKGNYGRVGIVAGSRDYPGAARLCATAAARAGAGLIYLYVLPETHPLMAVSLPPEIIIKTVETYASVVHERLDSLGLGPGLGHERGTELLDLIQNFPGPMVVDADGLNLIVREKFDPRTLAHPRLFTPHPGEMARLWPAEGKTRAQIVQEYVREVPVTLLLKGARTVIGQAGKALGYNTTGTPGQATGGSGDVLTGVCTALMGRKLAPYDAARLGAWLCGRASELAVGEQSEESMLPTDTIAFLGSAYQDLRGQRR
- a CDS encoding gamma carbonic anhydrase family protein; translated protein: MEQEHPPVWQRLDRYLSQTPMIDPSAYVAPGATLIGAVTLGARSSVWYQTVVRADINRIDIGAETNLQDGCVLHVADDYALRIGNGVNCGHRAILHACTVEDHVLVGMGACVMDGAVIGAECIIGAYSLVLKGTQVAPRSLVLGSPARVVRELTESEVAGIHSLAQKYVAVARHYREGGAGFRPS
- a CDS encoding HU family DNA-binding protein, with protein sequence MNKVELVQAVRRQLGSDTSRAAAERAVSAVMQAIKTGVKKDKLVQLVGFGTFRIVERKARTGIHPKTLQPMKIPESKTVKFVPAKDFRTRV